In a single window of the Arcobacter sp. CECT 8986 genome:
- a CDS encoding response regulator transcription factor, whose amino-acid sequence MKILLLEDDLILNEIITEYLESKNFEVTSTYDGEDALTQLFSTIYDLVLLDVNVPNINGFEILERLRQEGITTPSIFITSLNQIDDLKKGFDIGCNDYIKKPFELEELGLRIENIKKTFNIEANIIEIDKNIILNTKDYMLNNDGIIHNLPQKEAKILIYLVNNANKIVTHEELTSNVWGYEDTPTSSTIRTYIKNLRKILSEDFIQTKKGVGYIFNKK is encoded by the coding sequence ATGAAAATACTTTTATTAGAAGATGACCTTATTTTAAATGAGATTATTACTGAATATTTAGAATCAAAAAACTTTGAAGTTACCTCTACTTATGATGGAGAAGATGCTTTAACTCAACTATTTTCAACAATATATGATTTGGTTTTATTGGATGTAAATGTACCAAATATAAATGGTTTTGAAATTTTAGAAAGATTAAGACAAGAAGGAATTACAACACCTTCAATTTTTATCACTTCTTTAAATCAAATAGATGATTTAAAAAAAGGTTTTGATATTGGATGTAATGATTATATTAAAAAACCTTTCGAACTTGAAGAGTTAGGTCTAAGAATAGAAAATATTAAAAAGACATTTAACATAGAAGCAAATATTATTGAAATTGATAAAAACATAATTTTAAATACAAAAGATTATATGTTAAATAATGATGGAATAATTCATAACTTACCACAAAAAGAAGCAAAAATTCTAATATATTTAGTAAATAATGCTAATAAAATCGTTACACATGAAGAACTTACATCAAATGTTTGGGGATATGAAGATACTCCAACCTCTTCTACAATTAGAACATATATAAAAAACTTGAGGAAAATTTTAAGTGAAGATTTTATTCAGACAAAAAAAGGAGTTGGTTATATCTTTAACAAGAAGTGA
- a CDS encoding YceI family protein yields the protein MRSLVKLIGVVALFMSVLNAAEFNVDKSHTNVGFSVKHMMISNVKGKFQTYDANIDFDVKSKKFNALSATIKTNSVDTANEKRDNHLRSADFFYSSEYPEMKFVMKSFKLKEDDEGIMIGDLTIRGVTKEVKLEAEINGVIKDMRGATRVGFTLEGEINRKDFGLTWNKALELGGVVVGEEVEIEIEVEAIAK from the coding sequence ATGAGGAGTTTAGTTAAATTAATTGGAGTTGTTGCTCTATTTATGAGTGTGCTAAATGCAGCAGAATTTAATGTGGATAAAAGTCATACAAATGTAGGTTTCTCAGTAAAACATATGATGATATCAAATGTAAAAGGTAAGTTCCAAACTTATGATGCAAATATTGATTTTGATGTAAAATCAAAAAAATTCAATGCTTTAAGTGCTACTATTAAAACTAATTCAGTTGATACTGCAAATGAAAAAAGAGATAATCACTTAAGAAGTGCAGATTTTTTCTACTCTAGTGAATACCCTGAAATGAAATTTGTTATGAAATCTTTTAAATTAAAAGAGGATGATGAAGGAATAATGATTGGTGATTTAACAATTAGAGGTGTTACAAAAGAGGTTAAATTAGAAGCTGAAATAAATGGTGTTATAAAAGATATGAGAGGTGCTACAAGAGTTGGTTTTACACTTGAAGGTGAAATCAATAGAAAAGACTTTGGGCTTACATGGAATAAAGCTTTAGAGTTAGGTGGTGTTGTAGTTGGTGAAGAAGTAGAAATAGAAATAGAAGTTGAAGCAATAGCAAAATAA
- a CDS encoding FIST N-terminal domain-containing protein, with translation MENEAQNYIKVINTNEASLNDEIIDNLNFESTPAKLVLGFVSPHIDFKSIAAKLKSKLDASTKVVLTTTAGELCTFNLNKKRDKLYNDATSTWDTIVLQSFSSEVIDDISVNTVELFSQNITEQTISHHERISKITNEIKNINIPFKINHENTFALTFIDGLSNSESFFTESVYKSGKLPCLLIGGSAGGKLDFQNTYIFDNENVVRHKAVIILVKLKPQIKFGVFKSQSCEDAKMSFLVAQSNLLNRTVTSVLSTKTNEIVNIVDALCQRFSCQKEQLPELLKEYTFAIKVDGENYIRSVANVDIENNKISFFCDVAFGDVLHLVKTKEFTQITENDYRKFASTKKHQPIAAIFNDCILRRLLNQDKLDSLRTFNDIPVAGCSTFGELLGLNINQTLTALFFYKVEENEEFYDDYQNNFVDRYASYKVYYKQREIHQYQLLSRVRTTLLNNLKDAFPLILDMVNIINSVYKNTKEGNEIIQNVITKFESFSKDIMNNVEANDKLVEDMKALTKNADDIKKVMSSISEIAIQTNLLALNAAIEASRAGQYGNGFKVVADEVKKLAKKTQTSLVQSNKSVDVANVGISEISKTIDVTSEKLQVVSSDVTHINESFSTIHNNSNETNALIAEKMNQFERLVDSINTIDQIQKNLEKLEENV, from the coding sequence TTGGAAAATGAAGCGCAGAACTACATCAAAGTAATTAATACAAATGAAGCGAGTTTAAATGATGAAATAATTGATAATTTAAACTTTGAATCTACACCTGCAAAGTTGGTTTTAGGGTTTGTTTCTCCTCATATTGATTTTAAATCAATTGCAGCTAAATTAAAATCAAAACTAGATGCATCAACAAAAGTTGTGCTAACAACAACAGCAGGAGAGTTATGTACATTTAATCTTAATAAAAAAAGAGATAAGTTATATAATGACGCCACATCTACATGGGATACAATAGTATTACAAAGTTTTAGTTCTGAAGTGATTGATGATATTTCAGTTAATACAGTTGAACTATTTAGTCAAAATATTACAGAGCAGACAATTTCACACCATGAAAGAATTTCAAAGATAACAAATGAGATAAAAAATATCAATATTCCATTTAAAATAAATCATGAAAATACATTTGCATTGACATTTATAGATGGACTTTCAAATAGTGAAAGTTTCTTTACAGAATCAGTTTACAAAAGTGGCAAATTACCTTGTCTTTTAATAGGTGGTTCAGCTGGAGGAAAACTTGATTTTCAAAATACTTATATTTTTGATAATGAAAATGTGGTAAGACATAAAGCTGTAATAATTTTAGTAAAATTAAAACCTCAAATAAAATTTGGTGTATTCAAATCACAAAGTTGTGAAGATGCAAAGATGTCATTTTTAGTTGCTCAATCAAACCTTTTAAATAGAACTGTAACTAGTGTATTAAGTACAAAAACAAATGAAATAGTAAATATTGTAGATGCCTTGTGCCAAAGATTTTCTTGCCAAAAAGAGCAATTGCCTGAACTTTTAAAAGAGTATACTTTTGCTATTAAAGTAGATGGTGAGAACTATATTCGGTCAGTTGCAAATGTAGATATTGAAAATAATAAAATATCATTTTTTTGTGATGTAGCTTTCGGTGATGTACTTCATCTTGTAAAAACAAAAGAGTTTACTCAAATAACAGAAAATGATTATAGAAAGTTTGCTTCAACTAAAAAACATCAGCCAATTGCAGCTATATTTAATGATTGTATTTTAAGAAGATTATTAAACCAAGACAAACTTGATTCATTAAGAACTTTTAATGATATTCCAGTTGCTGGATGCTCAACTTTTGGTGAGTTATTAGGATTAAATATCAATCAAACTTTGACAGCACTGTTCTTTTATAAAGTTGAAGAAAACGAAGAGTTTTATGATGACTATCAAAATAATTTTGTTGATAGATATGCTTCTTATAAAGTTTATTATAAACAAAGAGAAATACATCAATATCAACTACTTTCAAGAGTAAGAACAACACTATTAAATAATCTTAAAGATGCTTTCCCTTTGATTTTAGATATGGTAAATATTATAAACTCAGTTTATAAAAATACAAAAGAGGGAAATGAAATAATTCAAAATGTAATCACAAAATTTGAGTCATTTTCAAAAGATATTATGAATAATGTTGAAGCAAATGACAAACTTGTAGAGGATATGAAAGCATTAACTAAAAATGCAGATGATATTAAAAAAGTAATGTCTTCAATTTCTGAAATTGCTATTCAAACAAATCTTTTAGCATTAAATGCTGCGATTGAAGCATCAAGAGCAGGGCAATATGGTAATGGATTTAAAGTTGTTGCAGATGAAGTAAAAAAACTTGCTAAAAAAACACAAACAAGTTTAGTTCAAAGTAATAAATCAGTTGATGTTGCAAATGTAGGAATAAGTGAAATCTCAAAAACAATTGATGTTACAAGTGAAAAACTACAAGTTGTATCTTCTGATGTAACTCATATAAATGAATCTTTTTCTACTATTCATAACAACTCAAATGAAACAAATGCTTTAATTGCAGAAAAAATGAATCAATTTGAAAGATTAGTTGATAGTATAAATACAATTGACCAAATACAAAAAAATCTAGAAAAATTAGAAGAGAATGTATAA
- a CDS encoding LL-diaminopimelate aminotransferase — translation MFPEIEFERMKRLPNYVFAEVNNIKMEARRRGEDIIDFSMGNPDGPAPQHIIDKLKETADKPKNHGYSASAGIYKLRLAICNWYKRKFGVEGLDPNKHACATMGSKEGYVHLVQAIVNVGDVAVVPDPTYPIHSYAFMLAGAAIHKFELSFDEEYKVDEELFFERLQKTVDESIPKVKYVVVNFPHNPTCATVRPEFYQRLVDMAKKERFYIISDIAYADLTFDGYKTPSIFQAKGAIDVAVESFTLSKSYNMAGWRVGFIVGNEKLVGALKRIKSWLDYGMFTPIQVAATIALDGPQECVQEHIDKYHHRRDIMIEAFKDAGWEMNTPNASMFIWAKIPEKAQHLGSMEFSKQLLTQAKVAVSPGIGFGKYGDQYVRIALIENEKRIRQAAKNIKKYLKTL, via the coding sequence GTGTTTCCTGAAATTGAATTTGAACGAATGAAAAGACTTCCAAACTATGTATTTGCAGAAGTAAATAACATAAAAATGGAAGCTAGAAGAAGAGGTGAAGATATAATAGATTTTTCTATGGGTAACCCAGATGGTCCAGCGCCTCAACATATTATTGATAAATTAAAAGAGACAGCAGATAAACCTAAAAACCATGGATATAGTGCAAGTGCTGGTATTTATAAACTAAGACTTGCTATTTGTAATTGGTATAAAAGAAAATTTGGAGTTGAAGGACTAGACCCAAATAAACATGCTTGTGCAACTATGGGAAGTAAAGAAGGTTATGTTCACTTAGTTCAAGCTATTGTAAATGTTGGTGATGTTGCAGTTGTTCCAGACCCAACTTATCCTATACACTCATATGCATTTATGCTTGCAGGTGCTGCAATTCATAAATTTGAACTATCATTTGATGAAGAGTATAAAGTAGATGAAGAGTTATTCTTTGAAAGATTACAAAAAACAGTTGATGAATCAATTCCAAAAGTAAAATATGTAGTTGTAAACTTTCCTCATAACCCAACTTGTGCAACAGTAAGACCAGAATTTTATCAAAGATTAGTAGATATGGCAAAAAAAGAGAGATTTTATATTATCTCTGATATTGCATATGCAGATCTTACTTTTGATGGATATAAAACACCTTCAATTTTCCAAGCAAAAGGTGCAATTGATGTTGCAGTTGAAAGCTTTACTCTATCAAAATCATACAATATGGCAGGATGGAGAGTTGGTTTCATAGTTGGAAATGAAAAATTAGTTGGGGCATTAAAAAGAATTAAATCATGGCTTGATTATGGAATGTTTACTCCAATTCAAGTTGCAGCAACAATTGCACTTGATGGTCCACAAGAGTGTGTTCAAGAACATATTGATAAATATCACCATAGAAGAGATATTATGATTGAGGCATTTAAAGATGCTGGTTGGGAGATGAATACTCCAAATGCATCTATGTTTATTTGGGCTAAAATTCCTGAAAAAGCACAACATTTAGGAAGTATGGAATTTTCTAAACAGTTATTAACCCAAGCAAAAGTTGCGGTAAGTCCAGGTATTGGTTTTGGTAAATATGGTGACCAATATGTAAGAATTGCCTTAATTGAAAATGAAAAAAGAATCAGACAAGCAGCAAAAAATATTAAAAAATATTTAAAAACTTTATAA
- a CDS encoding FixH family protein, translating into MKSLFKLFSILILALGIANADPISQSVSKNGYDVKLTSEKSLAMGSNVLYVKVTKDDKVVTDAKAKIKFFMPEMPGMPYMEFEDKAKLVGDKYKLDVNFSMGGTWQYQLKVKTSDGKIHKIRGSVNL; encoded by the coding sequence ATGAAAAGTTTATTTAAACTTTTTTCAATCTTAATCTTAGCACTTGGTATAGCAAATGCAGACCCAATTTCACAGTCAGTTAGTAAAAATGGTTATGATGTAAAACTTACATCAGAAAAATCTTTAGCAATGGGAAGTAATGTTCTTTATGTAAAAGTAACAAAAGATGATAAAGTTGTAACTGATGCAAAAGCAAAAATTAAATTCTTTATGCCAGAAATGCCTGGTATGCCATATATGGAATTTGAAGACAAAGCAAAATTAGTTGGTGACAAATATAAACTAGATGTAAATTTCTCTATGGGAGGAACTTGGCAATATCAACTAAAAGTTAAAACTTCAGATGGTAAAATCCATAAAATTAGAGGTAGTGTAAATCTATAA
- a CDS encoding homoserine dehydrogenase, whose product MLKIAIIGVGTVGSSVANILKNNKEIITARAGVELVPTIGVVNDLTKKRNVSIELTDDVNKVLEDDSIDIIVELMGGVEKPYEIVKKALANKKAVVTANKALLAYHRYELEEFAQDIPFEYEAAVAGGIPIINALREGLTANNIASIQGIMNGTCNYMLTKMINEGVKYEDILKEAQDLGYAEADPTFDVGGFDAAHKLLILGSIAYGIDAKPEDILIEGIQNITSYDIEFAKEFNYSIKLLGIAKRDGNFIELRVHPAFVPKEEMIAKVDGVMNGISVIGDKVGETMYYGPGAGGDATASAVIANIVDIARRGKGSPMLGFEEDYGEKLSLLPKDEIRTKYYLRLEVADKTGVLAKISTILGNCGISIEKMLQKPIGNQKANLLLATHTSVEKDILKAIAEFEKTKVVTQKPAMIRIEA is encoded by the coding sequence ATGTTAAAAATAGCAATTATTGGTGTAGGAACTGTAGGTTCAAGCGTAGCTAATATTTTAAAGAATAATAAAGAGATTATTACAGCTAGAGCTGGAGTTGAACTAGTACCAACAATTGGGGTTGTTAATGATTTAACTAAAAAAAGAAACGTATCTATTGAATTAACTGATGATGTAAATAAAGTATTAGAAGATGATTCAATAGATATTATCGTAGAATTAATGGGTGGGGTTGAAAAACCTTATGAAATAGTAAAAAAGGCCTTAGCAAATAAAAAAGCAGTGGTTACTGCTAATAAAGCACTTTTAGCATATCATAGATATGAATTAGAAGAGTTTGCACAGGATATTCCTTTTGAATATGAAGCAGCAGTAGCAGGAGGAATTCCTATTATTAATGCTTTAAGAGAAGGATTAACAGCAAATAACATTGCTTCTATTCAAGGTATTATGAATGGTACTTGTAACTATATGCTAACAAAAATGATAAATGAAGGCGTTAAATACGAAGACATTTTAAAAGAAGCACAAGACTTAGGATATGCAGAAGCAGACCCAACATTTGATGTTGGTGGTTTTGATGCTGCACATAAGCTTTTAATTCTTGGTTCTATTGCATATGGAATTGATGCGAAACCTGAAGATATTTTGATTGAAGGTATTCAAAATATCACTAGCTACGATATTGAATTTGCAAAAGAGTTTAACTACTCAATTAAACTTTTAGGAATTGCAAAAAGAGATGGTAATTTTATTGAACTTAGAGTTCACCCTGCTTTTGTACCAAAAGAAGAGATGATTGCAAAAGTTGATGGAGTAATGAACGGTATTTCTGTTATTGGAGATAAAGTTGGAGAGACTATGTATTATGGGCCAGGTGCTGGTGGTGATGCAACAGCTTCAGCTGTAATTGCAAATATTGTAGATATTGCAAGAAGAGGAAAAGGTTCTCCAATGCTTGGATTTGAAGAAGATTATGGTGAAAAACTATCACTTCTTCCAAAAGATGAAATAAGAACAAAATATTATCTAAGACTTGAAGTTGCAGATAAAACAGGCGTTTTAGCAAAAATTTCTACTATATTAGGAAATTGTGGTATTTCAATAGAGAAAATGCTTCAAAAACCTATTGGAAATCAAAAAGCTAATCTTTTATTAGCAACACACACTTCAGTAGAAAAAGATATCTTAAAAGCAATTGCTGAATTTGAAAAAACTAAAGTAGTTACTCAAAAACCTGCAATGATTAGAATAGAAGCATAA
- a CDS encoding sensor histidine kinase, with translation MKILFRQKKELVISLTRSEKSALVRFLSLYLGSSFILLVIIAWLFFRMESNLYYDLITSNMKNVASKISSTIIYAHMTNQDISPEKIKKNIDFDFALYDVNHKKLVGDINNIEKKIDFRKNIQKVDNSYVVIDDSALGHLGVNYVVIKETMLHEKISKLKSKILISFFLVFLFIFLIGFYLAKMFIKPITNERIKLNNFIKDTTHELNTPITAILMCTSKGSSLNEKNLQRINLSAKRISEIYKDLIFLFLQDKKRDMPQELKIDEILNEQIEYFKALASKKRVTITTSIEPTSFVIEKESFIRLSNNLISNAIKYNKINGTVDVILKNNQLIIKDSGIGIEKTHLKDIFKRFYRANDVQGGFGIGLNIVYSICKQYNIKIDVESTQNIGTTFTLNLNYTKNPH, from the coding sequence GTGAAGATTTTATTCAGACAAAAAAAGGAGTTGGTTATATCTTTAACAAGAAGTGAAAAAAGTGCCTTAGTTAGGTTTTTGAGTCTATATCTTGGCTCATCATTTATATTATTAGTAATAATTGCATGGCTTTTTTTTAGAATGGAGTCTAATCTTTATTATGATTTGATAACTTCAAATATGAAAAATGTCGCATCAAAAATATCTTCAACTATTATATATGCACACATGACAAATCAAGATATTAGTCCAGAAAAGATTAAAAAAAATATTGATTTTGACTTTGCATTATATGATGTAAATCATAAAAAATTAGTTGGTGATATAAATAATATCGAAAAGAAAATAGACTTTAGAAAAAATATTCAAAAAGTAGATAATAGTTATGTTGTTATTGATGATTCTGCATTGGGTCATCTTGGTGTTAATTATGTTGTTATAAAAGAGACAATGTTACATGAAAAAATATCAAAACTAAAAAGTAAAATCCTAATATCTTTTTTTCTTGTATTTTTATTTATTTTCTTAATAGGTTTTTATCTTGCAAAAATGTTTATAAAACCAATAACAAACGAAAGAATTAAACTAAATAATTTTATAAAAGATACAACTCATGAGTTAAATACACCAATTACTGCTATTTTAATGTGTACAAGTAAAGGCTCATCTTTAAATGAAAAAAATCTTCAACGAATAAATTTAAGTGCAAAAAGAATCTCAGAAATATACAAAGATTTGATATTTCTATTTTTACAAGACAAGAAACGAGATATGCCACAAGAGTTAAAAATTGATGAGATTTTAAATGAACAAATTGAATATTTTAAAGCACTTGCATCAAAAAAAAGAGTTACTATTACAACATCAATAGAACCAACATCATTTGTAATAGAAAAAGAAAGCTTCATTAGACTAAGTAATAATCTAATTTCAAATGCCATAAAATACAATAAGATTAATGGCACAGTTGATGTAATTTTAAAAAATAATCAACTAATTATAAAAGATAGTGGTATAGGAATTGAAAAAACTCATCTAAAAGACATCTTCAAAAGATTTTATCGGGCAAATGATGTTCAAGGTGGTTTTGGAATAGGTTTAAATATCGTTTATTCTATTTGCAAACAATATAATATAAAAATTGATGTTGAATCAACACAAAATATTGGAACAACTTTCACTTTAAATCTAAATTACACAAAAAATCCACACTAA
- a CDS encoding MATE family efflux transporter, whose amino-acid sequence MNKSQNLTKDDIPTLIKQLTIPASTGMFFNTMYNVVDTFYAGVISTKAVAALSLSFMIFFMIIGLGYGFSSAITALIGNALGKKKNLLASIYAHKGILFIPIVGLLLMVVGFLCSKEIFIFLGAKEQYLQICLEYIYVLLGGIPFFMLNFSLNAILVATGDTKTYRNTLIFGFFANLVLNPLFIHGFLFIPAMGISGIALATVLIQVINMLILFRKVLKTNMVNFLKPEYFLPQKKIYKDFVVHGLPSSLNMVTMGVGSILLTYFVSTYGYKAVAGYGIGFRVEQIMLLPALGLSTAVLALVSNNFGAKKYDRVSQTIYKALKYGFIICTFGVIFLYVFGELIVSQFDNDAEVISYATGYLAVEVWTFYAFVTLFICVSTLQAIKKPKMIFWIGLYRQIVAKYMVGYTIVIYFALDFKYFWIGVMVMIYSAAIFAFLYTRNELKKLNIPDI is encoded by the coding sequence ATGAACAAATCTCAAAATTTAACAAAAGATGATATACCTACTTTAATAAAACAATTAACTATTCCAGCAAGTACAGGTATGTTTTTTAATACTATGTATAATGTTGTAGATACATTTTATGCAGGAGTTATCTCTACAAAAGCAGTTGCAGCACTATCTTTAAGTTTTATGATATTTTTTATGATAATAGGACTTGGATATGGATTTTCATCTGCAATTACTGCACTTATTGGAAACGCTTTAGGTAAAAAGAAAAATCTATTAGCATCTATTTATGCACATAAAGGAATCTTATTTATTCCTATTGTTGGCTTACTTCTTATGGTGGTAGGATTTTTGTGTTCTAAAGAGATATTTATCTTTTTAGGAGCAAAAGAGCAATATCTTCAAATATGTTTAGAATATATTTATGTGCTATTAGGAGGAATTCCTTTTTTTATGCTAAATTTCTCACTAAATGCAATTTTAGTAGCAACAGGAGATACAAAAACATATAGAAATACTCTAATTTTTGGATTTTTTGCAAATTTAGTTTTAAACCCTTTATTTATTCATGGATTTTTATTTATTCCAGCTATGGGAATATCAGGAATCGCACTTGCAACTGTTCTAATTCAAGTTATAAATATGCTTATTTTATTTAGAAAAGTTCTTAAAACAAATATGGTTAATTTTCTAAAACCTGAATATTTTTTACCACAAAAAAAGATATATAAAGATTTTGTAGTACATGGGCTTCCTTCAAGTTTAAATATGGTGACTATGGGTGTTGGTTCTATATTATTAACTTATTTTGTTTCTACTTATGGATATAAAGCAGTTGCTGGATATGGAATTGGTTTTAGAGTTGAACAAATTATGCTTCTACCTGCTCTTGGATTAAGTACTGCTGTTTTAGCACTTGTTTCAAATAACTTTGGTGCAAAGAAGTATGATAGAGTATCCCAAACTATTTATAAAGCTTTAAAATATGGGTTTATAATCTGTACTTTTGGTGTAATATTTTTATATGTTTTTGGAGAGCTTATAGTTTCACAATTTGATAATGATGCAGAAGTTATATCTTATGCTACTGGTTATTTAGCTGTTGAAGTTTGGACTTTTTATGCTTTTGTTACACTATTTATTTGTGTATCAACACTTCAAGCAATAAAAAAACCAAAGATGATATTTTGGATAGGTTTATATAGACAAATTGTTGCAAAATATATGGTAGGTTATACTATTGTTATTTACTTTGCATTGGATTTTAAATATTTTTGGATTGGTGTAATGGTGATGATATACTCAGCAGCTATATTTGCATTTTTATATACAAGAAATGAATTAAAAAAATTAAATATTCCAGATATTTAA
- the rlmB gene encoding 23S rRNA (guanosine(2251)-2'-O)-methyltransferase RlmB: MIIYGKQIVLYVLEKHPHLIEEVLFSKEIDQKLFSKFLKLGKKIIKLDNKKAQGLAQGGNHQGFFLKLKEFEYTPVKDIKDMNFILVLDGLTDVGNIGAIARSAYSLGVDAIIASNVKSLNNSGLIRTSAGAMLDLPFGLYPNSVDLANELKQSDFALIGATMDGTDLKKYGKIDSTDKVALFLGSEGEGLSKKVIKKLDLKVSIGMQHEFDSLNVSVAAGILIYNLKK; encoded by the coding sequence ATGATAATTTACGGAAAACAAATTGTACTTTATGTACTTGAAAAACATCCTCACTTAATTGAAGAGGTACTTTTTTCTAAAGAAATAGATCAAAAATTATTTTCAAAATTCTTAAAACTTGGAAAAAAAATCATCAAACTTGATAATAAAAAAGCTCAAGGACTAGCTCAAGGCGGTAATCATCAAGGTTTTTTTCTAAAATTAAAAGAGTTTGAATATACTCCAGTAAAAGATATTAAAGATATGAATTTTATCTTGGTTCTTGATGGACTAACTGATGTTGGTAATATTGGAGCAATTGCTAGATCTGCTTACTCTTTGGGAGTTGATGCAATTATTGCTTCAAATGTTAAGTCTTTAAATAACTCAGGCTTAATAAGAACAAGTGCGGGAGCGATGCTTGATTTACCTTTTGGTTTATATCCAAATAGCGTTGATTTAGCAAATGAGCTAAAACAATCAGATTTTGCACTAATTGGTGCAACTATGGATGGAACTGATTTGAAAAAATATGGTAAAATTGATAGTACTGATAAAGTTGCTCTTTTCCTAGGAAGTGAAGGAGAAGGTCTTTCAAAAAAAGTGATAAAAAAACTTGACTTGAAAGTATCAATTGGAATGCAACATGAATTTGATTCATTAAATGTTTCAGTTGCAGCAGGAATACTAATATACAATTTAAAAAAATAA